From the genome of Egibacteraceae bacterium, one region includes:
- a CDS encoding tetratricopeptide repeat protein — MHERTGGQGPGTDVYALYQQGRSRLADGNAGGAAEILELAVQEEPHKASLHETLGRAYFASSRVDRARAEFEQALELDPSDAYAHFGVGRCHERQGRLPDAAKHFKLACALADRDDYRRALARVRHRLER, encoded by the coding sequence ATGCACGAGCGCACTGGGGGGCAAGGCCCCGGGACGGATGTCTACGCCCTGTACCAGCAGGGGCGGAGCCGGCTGGCCGACGGCAACGCGGGGGGCGCCGCGGAGATTTTGGAGCTGGCGGTACAGGAGGAGCCGCACAAGGCCTCCCTGCACGAGACCCTCGGTCGTGCCTACTTCGCCTCGTCGCGCGTGGACCGCGCGCGCGCCGAGTTCGAGCAGGCGCTGGAGCTCGACCCGTCCGACGCTTACGCCCACTTCGGCGTGGGTCGATGCCACGAACGGCAAGGACGCCTGCCCGACGCCGCGAAGCACTTCAAGCTGGCCTGCGCGCTGGCGGACCGCGACGACTACCGCCGGGCCCTGGCGCGGGTCCGCCACCGGCTGGAACGCTGA